A stretch of the Papaver somniferum cultivar HN1 chromosome 6, ASM357369v1, whole genome shotgun sequence genome encodes the following:
- the LOC113287179 gene encoding ER lumen protein-retaining receptor A-like codes for MNVFRFAGDMTHLISVLVLLLKIYATKSCSGISLKTEELYALVFLARYLDLFTDFISVYNTVMKIVFIMSSLAIVWCMRMHPMVRRSYDKELDTFRHYFLIAGCLLGALLVHEKFTFQEIFWAFSLYLEAVAILPQLVLLQRSGNVDNLTGQYVFFLGAYRALYILNWIYRYFTEKHFGRWISCISGLVQTALYGDFFYYYFISWKNNAKLQLPA; via the exons ATGAATGTCTTCAGATTTGCAGGTGATATGACTCATTTGATTAGCGTTTTAgttcttcttctcaaaatctaTGCTACTAAATCTTGTTCAG GGATTTCACTGAAGACAGAAGAGCTATACGCGCTCGTATTTTTGGCTCGATATTTGGATCTATTTACTGATTTTATATCAGTATATAATACTGTGATGAAGATTGTATTCATAATGAGTTCTTTAGCGATTGTTTGGTGCATGCGTATGCATCCTATGGTGAGACGTTCTTATGATAAAGAACTTGATACTTTTCGACATTATTTCTTGATTGCTGGATGCTTATTGGGTGCACTTTTAGTTCATGAGAAGTTTACATTTCAAGAG ATATTTTGGGCATTTTCCTTGTACTTGGAAGCAGTTGCGATTCTTCCACAATTAGTATTGCTACAGAGAAGCGGAAATGTGGATAATTTAACCGGGCAATATGTTTTCTTTCTCGG AGCTTATCGTGCACTGTATATCCTGAACTGGATCTATCGCTATTTCACAGAGAAGCATTTCGGACGATGGATAT CTTGCATCTCGGGTCTTGTCCAGACAGCTCTCTATGGCGACTTCTTCTATTATTACTTTATAAG CTGGAAAAACAACGCAAAGCTTCAACTGCCAGCATGA
- the LOC113290655 gene encoding uncharacterized protein LOC113290655 translates to MEEQKCHSAAAKNVRPNSSSFTNTGDFSNTAFPPKPISTSYTTSREKGLCYNCDEVYSLGHKCKGRQQLFMLQTESSDTQDTKVEDEVFEEAVESPVDSDMEIYLHALTGTTTVEHTSHMLVTVANGEKTVSTGICYKLPWSMQGYKFSKDFRLLPLGGCDMVLGADWLRKLGDVMFNFSKLSVSFVHHGQYITLQGITNSPSLLMMNGSAVKRFIEKTTHGLIGHLLSVTTNPIPPPTPAPLLPLLSEYKDIFDEPTSLPPHRTLDHSITLKPNSQPPNQRPYRCPYIQKGVLGQLVKEMLSSGIIQHSHNPFASPILLVKKKDNTWRFCVDYRRLNNITIKEKFPIPVVDELLDELKGFLFLSKLDLRAGYHQILLNPMDIYKTAFRTYHGHYQFKVMPFGLANAPATFQALMNEVFASYLRKFVLLEYLGHIITPAWVCADPNKIAAMQNWPIPTSIKELRGFLGLTGYYRKFVKNYGAICKPLTDFLRKNSFNWNAVATSAFEQLKLAMSSTPVLALPDFSKPFTVESDASEHCLGVVLTQDGKPISFFSSPLGSRARALSTYKKEFLTIVKAVQKWRHYLMAKLGSKLTSQLVGDDKVQQLIAQLLISADSVPHYTYKSEIMRYKNRIYVGASNGVRTAILNTLHTSDACGHSGIQATYIRAKSHFFWPKMKKEIILFVTECDIFHRNKGDCSFPVGLLQPLPIPEHAWQHITMDFIEGLPMSDMKSVILVVVERLTKYSDFMALQHPYTAASVAKVFLDQALYGYLPPHMAFPSSTTTSVAAVESYLKDREAMIDILKESLHTAQARMKFFADKSRQDRTFVVGDLVYMKLQPYRKASV, encoded by the exons ATGGAGGAACAAAAGTGTCATTCTGCCGCTGCCAAAAATGTTAGACCCAACTCTAGTTCTTTCACTAACACTGGAGATTTCTCTAACACCGCTTTTCCTCCCAAACCAATCTCCACATCTTACACTACTTCCAG GGAAAAAGGTctttgttataattgtgatgaggtTTATTCATTGGGTCATAAGTGCAAGGGTAGACAACAATTATTCATGTTACAAACTGAAAGTTCTGATACACAGGACACAAAGGTCGAGGACGAGGTTTTCGAAGAAGCTGTAGAATCACCAGTTGATTCTGACATGGAGATTTATCTTCATGCTCTCACTGGTACTACCACAG TGGAACACACATCTCATATGTTAGTCACAGTTGCCAATGGGGAGAAAACTGTAAGTACTGGTATTTGTTATAAACTTCCTTGGAGTATGCAGGGTTATAAATTCTCTAAGGACTTCAGGTTACTTCCACTAGGGGGGTGTGACATGGTGCTAGGTGCTGATTGGCTTAGGAAGCTAGGTGATGTTATGTTTAATTTCTCTAAGCTTAGTGTTTCTTTTGTTCATCATGGTCAGTACATTACATTGCAAGGTATTACAAATTCACCTTCCCTACTCATGATGAATGGTTCAGCAGTTAAGAGATTTATTGAAAAAACTACTCATGGCCTCATTGGCCATCTACTTTCAGTCACAACTAATCCTATACCCCCTCCAACTCCTGCACCTTTATTACCTCTGTTATCTGAATATAAGGATATTTTTGATGAGCCTACTTCATTACCTCCTCATAGAACCTTGGACCACTCTATTACATTAAAACCAAACTCTCAACCTCCAAACCAAAGGCCTTATAGATGCCCTTACATTCAAAAAGGAGTTTTGGGACAACTAGTGAAAGAAATGTTGTCTTCTGGGATCATCCAACACAGTCACAACCCATTTGCCTCACCAATTCTTCTTGTCAAAAAGAAAGATAATacatggagattttgtgttgattacaGAAGACTCAACAACATCACTATTAAGGAGAAGTTTCCTATTCCAGTTGTAGATGAATTGTTGGATGAGCTAAAAGGATTTCTATTTTTGTCTAAATTGGATTTAAGAGCAGGTTATCATCAAATTCTTCTGAACCCCATGGATATCTACAAGACTGCATTTAGAACTTATCATGGCCATTATCAGTTCAAAGTCATGCCATTTGGTTTAGCCAATGCACCTGCAACATTTCAGGCACTTATGAATGAAGTCTTTGCTTCTTACTTGAGAAAGTTTGTTTTG TTGGAATACTTGGGCCATATTATCACTCCTGCTTGGGTTTGTGCAGATCCaaacaaaattgcagcaatgcAAAATTGGCCAATTCCAACTTCTATCAAAGAACTGAGAGGGTTTCTGGGTTTAACAGGATATTACAGGAAATTTGTGAAGAACTATGGTGCTATTTGCAAGCCTCTTACTGATTTTTTGAGAAAAAACTCCTTCAATTGGAATGCAGTTGCCACCTCTGCATTTGAGCAACTCAAGCTGGCCATGTCCTCCACTCCAGTGCTTGCATTACCAGATTTTTCTAAGCCATTCACTGTTGAAAGTGATGCCAGTGAGCATTGTCTTGGTGTTGTCTTAACTCAAGATGGTAAACCCATTTCATTTTTCAGTTCCCCATTAGGGTCAAGAGCTAGAGCCTTGTCTACCTATAAAAAAGAATTTTTGACTATAGTTAAGGCTGTGCAGAAATGGAGGCATTATTTGATGG CCAAATTGGGTTCAAAACTTACTTCTCAGCTAGTTGGTGATGACAAGGTACAACAACTCATTGCTCAACTACTTATTTCTGCCGACTCTGTTCCCCATTATACTTATAAATCTGAAATAATGAGATACAAAAATAGAATATATGTGGGAGCTAGCAATGGGGTAAGAACTGCAATCTTGAATACTCTTCACACATCTGATGCTTGTGGTCATTCTGGCATTCAAGCCACTTATATCAGAGCAAAGTCACATTTCTTTTGGCCTAAAATGAAGAAGGAGATTATCTTATTTGTCACTGAATGTGACATTTTCCATAGAAATAAAGGTGACTGCTCTTTTCCAGTTGGTTTACTGCAACCTCTACCTATACCTGAGCATGCATGGCAGCACATCACCATGGATTTCATTGAAGGTTTACCCATGAGTGACATGAAAAGTGTTATCCTAGTGGTGGTTGAAAGACTCACCAAGTACAGTGATTTCATGGCTTTGCAACATCCTTATACAGCTGCTTCTGTGGCTAAAGTTTTCTTAGATCAG GCCTTATATGGTTACCTTCCTCCACACATGGCTTTTCCATCATCAACCACCACTTCTGTAGCTGCTGTAGAGTCTTATCTCAAAGACAGAGAAGCAATGATTGATATTCTGAAGGAGTCTCTACACACTGCTCAAGCAAGAATGAAGTTCTTTGCTGATAAATCCAGACAAGACAGGACCTTTGTTGTGGGAGACTTGGTgtatatgaaactgcaaccttataGGAAAGCTTCTGTGTGA